A stretch of Mesorhizobium sp. M2A.F.Ca.ET.046.03.2.1 DNA encodes these proteins:
- a CDS encoding cupin domain-containing protein translates to MPMSPKPTCHLVRPESTYQGKQGLSYFAGIAAETVGSSGICMHLLTMPPGARAKAHMHESHETAIYVLSGEVHTWYGDRLEHHIVVKAGDLFYIPAGVPHLPANLSGAPSSAVIARTDPNEQESVVLLPELDGLVA, encoded by the coding sequence TTGCCGATGTCGCCTAAACCCACCTGTCATCTCGTTCGCCCCGAAAGCACCTATCAGGGCAAGCAGGGGCTGAGCTATTTCGCCGGCATCGCCGCCGAGACCGTCGGCTCCTCCGGCATCTGCATGCATCTTCTCACCATGCCGCCCGGCGCCCGCGCCAAGGCGCATATGCATGAAAGCCACGAGACGGCCATTTACGTGCTTTCGGGCGAGGTCCACACCTGGTACGGCGACCGGCTCGAGCACCACATCGTCGTCAAGGCCGGCGATCTCTTCTACATTCCGGCCGGCGTGCCGCATCTGCCCGCCAATCTGAGCGGGGCGCCGTCCTCGGCGGTCATCGCCCGCACCGATCCCAACGAACAGGAAAGCGTCGTTCTGCTGCCGGAACTGGATGGGCTGGTTGCCTGA
- a CDS encoding thiamine pyrophosphate-binding protein — MKTGGQLIVEALEANGTDRIFCVPGESYLAVLDALHDSSIRTIVCRQEGGAAMMADCQGRLTGKPGICFVTRGPGATNASAGVHIAMQDSVPMILFIGQVASHAKEREAFQEVDYKRFFGDIAKWVVEIDDAARIPEFVTRAFSVATSGRPGPVVISLPEDMLTSEVEAPAALPHTPVETRPGEAELDAAQMLLANAKRPFVILGGTRWNEEAVAQMRVIAETWSLPVGCSFRRQMLFDHLHPNYAGDVGIGINPKLAERIKQADVVLLIGGRLGEMPSSDYTLLKSPYPDQALVHVHADAGELGRVYRPTIAINASPAAFVEAFAKCKPAASPSWAAEVEKAHAAYLEWSTPPQTGPGAVQMGPIIEHLGKVLPEDAILTNGAGNYATWVHRFYRTRRFGTQAAPTSGSMGYGTPAAVAAKSLFPDRTVIAFAGDGCFLMNGQEFATAVQYDLPIIVIVVNNGIYGTIRMHQEREYPSRVVATELKNPNFAALARAYGGHGETVEKTADFAPAFERALASGKPAIVEIKLDPEAITPTRTLTQIRNKS, encoded by the coding sequence ATGAAGACCGGCGGACAACTGATCGTCGAGGCGCTCGAGGCGAACGGCACCGACCGCATCTTCTGCGTTCCGGGCGAATCCTATCTCGCAGTGCTCGACGCCCTGCATGACTCCTCGATCCGCACCATCGTCTGCCGCCAGGAGGGCGGTGCCGCGATGATGGCCGACTGCCAGGGACGGTTGACCGGCAAGCCCGGCATCTGCTTCGTCACCCGCGGCCCAGGCGCCACCAACGCCTCGGCCGGCGTCCATATCGCCATGCAGGATTCGGTGCCCATGATCCTGTTTATCGGCCAGGTCGCCAGCCACGCCAAGGAACGCGAGGCCTTCCAGGAGGTCGACTACAAGCGTTTCTTCGGCGACATCGCCAAATGGGTGGTCGAGATCGACGATGCCGCGCGCATTCCCGAATTCGTCACCCGCGCTTTCTCGGTCGCGACGTCAGGACGCCCCGGCCCTGTGGTCATCTCGCTGCCCGAGGACATGCTGACCAGCGAGGTCGAGGCTCCGGCAGCCCTTCCGCACACGCCGGTCGAGACGCGTCCCGGCGAAGCCGAGCTCGATGCGGCGCAAATGCTGCTCGCCAACGCCAAGCGTCCCTTCGTCATCCTCGGCGGCACGCGCTGGAACGAGGAAGCCGTGGCGCAGATGCGCGTGATCGCCGAGACGTGGTCGCTGCCGGTCGGCTGCTCATTCCGCCGTCAGATGCTGTTCGACCATCTCCATCCGAATTACGCCGGCGATGTCGGCATCGGCATAAATCCCAAGCTCGCGGAGCGGATCAAGCAGGCCGACGTCGTGCTTTTGATCGGCGGCCGCCTGGGCGAGATGCCGTCTTCCGACTACACGCTGTTGAAAAGCCCCTACCCCGACCAGGCGCTGGTGCATGTCCATGCCGACGCCGGCGAGCTCGGCCGCGTCTACCGGCCGACGATTGCGATCAATGCCTCGCCCGCCGCTTTCGTCGAGGCCTTCGCCAAATGCAAGCCCGCCGCTAGTCCTTCCTGGGCGGCCGAGGTGGAAAAGGCGCATGCCGCGTATCTCGAATGGTCGACGCCCCCTCAGACCGGCCCAGGCGCCGTGCAGATGGGCCCGATTATTGAGCATCTTGGAAAGGTCCTGCCGGAAGACGCCATCCTCACCAACGGCGCCGGCAACTACGCCACCTGGGTGCATCGCTTCTACCGCACCCGCCGCTTCGGCACGCAGGCGGCGCCTACTTCCGGCTCGATGGGCTACGGCACGCCCGCGGCCGTCGCCGCCAAGTCACTGTTCCCGGATCGCACCGTGATAGCCTTCGCCGGCGACGGCTGCTTCCTGATGAACGGCCAGGAGTTCGCGACCGCTGTTCAGTACGACCTTCCGATCATCGTCATCGTCGTCAACAACGGCATTTACGGCACGATCCGCATGCATCAGGAGCGGGAATATCCGAGCCGCGTCGTCGCCACCGAACTCAAGAACCCGAATTTCGCGGCGCTCGCCCGCGCCTATGGCGGCCATGGCGAGACGGTGGAAAAGACCGCCGACTTCGCGCCGGCCTTCGAACGCGCGCTGGCCAGCGGCAAGCCGGCGATCGTCGAGATCAAGCTCGATCCCGAAGCGATCACTCCGACCCGCACGCTGACGCAGATCCGCAACAAGAGCTGA
- a CDS encoding CHRD domain-containing protein, protein MRILSVPMLSALAVSTAFLLASPAMAETMKFKATLDGGQQSPPVTTKGKGTATLTFDTTSKKLSWNVKYSGLSGPAVAAHIHGPADMGANADPVIPFKKLKSPIKGSATLTDAQAADLEAGKYYVNVHTAKNKDGEIRGQIEKAM, encoded by the coding sequence ATGCGCATCCTATCCGTGCCGATGCTTTCGGCCTTGGCCGTCTCGACCGCCTTCCTTCTCGCATCGCCGGCCATGGCCGAGACGATGAAGTTCAAGGCGACGCTCGATGGCGGCCAGCAGAGCCCGCCAGTCACCACCAAGGGCAAGGGGACCGCCACACTGACCTTTGACACGACAAGCAAGAAGCTCAGCTGGAACGTCAAATATTCCGGCCTCAGCGGGCCTGCCGTGGCTGCCCACATCCACGGTCCGGCGGACATGGGCGCGAACGCGGACCCGGTCATCCCGTTCAAGAAGCTGAAGAGCCCAATCAAGGGATCGGCGACGCTGACGGACGCACAGGCGGCCGATCTCGAGGCCGGCAAATATTATGTCAACGTCCACACCGCCAAGAACAAGGACGGCGAGATCCGCGGCCAGATCGAGAAGGCGATGTAG
- a CDS encoding ABC transporter permease, giving the protein MTWLKPSWQSVLAILLCLTAFALGAMTKPEAAALADPTATVAYPYMGAKGLIIGLLLLAALVSMVKLTPIFEAIVLFVGAHAAAWLLIKGIAGFEGTALAPYFLLLAAAWLLAWRCVALLSSLRPNQSVARNALRLIIPAIFGAWILIIWEAVTRGAGIPFILLPPPSAIGARIANSLPILGSDVRQTIFKAVLIGYVVGNLAGFAIAILADRVPFLRRGLLPIGNMVSALPIIGVAPIMVMWFGFDWPSKAAVVIIMTFFPMLVNTVAGLAASGHMERDLMRTYASGYWPTLVKLRLPAAMPFIFNALKINSTLALIGAIVAEFFGTPVVGMGFRISTEVGRMNIDMVWAEIAVAALAGSVFYGVVALIERAVTFWHPSVRGG; this is encoded by the coding sequence ATGACTTGGCTGAAGCCATCCTGGCAATCAGTGCTGGCAATCCTGCTTTGCCTCACCGCCTTTGCGCTTGGCGCGATGACGAAGCCGGAGGCAGCCGCGCTGGCGGATCCGACCGCAACCGTTGCCTATCCCTATATGGGCGCAAAGGGGTTGATCATCGGGCTGCTGCTCCTTGCGGCGCTTGTCTCGATGGTCAAGCTCACCCCGATCTTTGAGGCGATCGTGTTGTTCGTCGGCGCCCATGCCGCAGCCTGGCTGCTGATCAAGGGCATAGCCGGTTTCGAGGGCACGGCGCTGGCGCCGTATTTCCTGCTGCTTGCCGCCGCCTGGCTGCTCGCCTGGCGTTGCGTTGCGCTGTTGTCTTCGTTGCGTCCCAACCAAAGCGTCGCGAGGAACGCCTTGCGCCTGATCATCCCGGCGATCTTCGGCGCGTGGATCCTGATTATCTGGGAAGCGGTGACGCGCGGCGCAGGCATCCCCTTCATCCTGTTGCCGCCGCCAAGCGCCATCGGCGCACGCATCGCCAACTCGCTGCCGATCCTGGGCTCGGATGTGCGGCAGACGATCTTCAAGGCGGTGCTGATCGGTTATGTCGTTGGCAACCTCGCCGGCTTCGCCATCGCGATCCTCGCCGACCGCGTGCCGTTCCTAAGGCGCGGGCTGCTGCCGATCGGCAATATGGTCTCGGCGCTGCCGATCATCGGCGTGGCGCCGATCATGGTCATGTGGTTCGGCTTCGACTGGCCGTCTAAGGCCGCGGTCGTGATCATCATGACCTTCTTCCCGATGCTGGTGAACACGGTCGCGGGGCTGGCCGCTTCCGGGCATATGGAGCGCGACCTGATGCGCACTTATGCTTCCGGCTATTGGCCGACGCTGGTCAAGCTCAGGCTGCCGGCGGCAATGCCTTTCATCTTCAATGCGCTGAAGATCAACTCGACTCTGGCCCTGATCGGCGCCATCGTCGCGGAGTTCTTCGGCACGCCAGTGGTCGGCATGGGATTCCGCATCTCGACGGAAGTCGGGCGGATGAACATCGACATGGTGTGGGCCGAAATCGCAGTTGCAGCACTGGCGGGTTCGGTCTTTTATGGCGTGGTCGCTCTCATCGAGAGAGCCGTCACGTTTTGGCATCCCTCTGTCCGAGGTGGATAG
- a CDS encoding ABC transporter substrate-binding protein, giving the protein MKRLLISALAGAMSLAAFQAMAADKVTLQLKWVTQAQFAGYYVAKAKGFYDAEGLDVDIKPGGPDIAPEQVIAGGGADVIVDWMGGALAARDKGVGLVNIAQPFKKAGMELVCPKAGPIKTEADFKGHTLGVWFFGNEYPFYAWMNKIGLKTDGGPDGVTVLKQSFDVQPLIQKQADCISVMTYNEYGQVLDAGYKPEDLIVFNYSAMGNDLLEDGLYTLEDKLKDPAFEDKMVRFVRASMKGWKYATENTDEAAEIVVDAGGQDENHQKFMMKEVAKLVYNADGKLIPAAYERTAKALLDQKIISKEASGAYTTAITDKAIK; this is encoded by the coding sequence ATGAAAAGACTGCTGATTTCCGCTTTGGCCGGCGCCATGTCGCTGGCCGCCTTCCAGGCGATGGCCGCCGACAAGGTTACACTGCAATTGAAATGGGTCACGCAGGCCCAGTTCGCCGGCTATTATGTCGCCAAGGCCAAGGGCTTCTATGACGCCGAAGGCCTCGACGTCGACATCAAGCCGGGCGGCCCGGATATCGCGCCCGAGCAGGTGATCGCCGGCGGCGGCGCTGATGTCATCGTCGACTGGATGGGCGGCGCGCTCGCCGCCCGCGACAAGGGCGTGGGGCTCGTCAACATCGCCCAGCCCTTCAAGAAGGCCGGCATGGAACTGGTCTGCCCCAAGGCCGGACCGATCAAGACGGAAGCCGACTTCAAGGGCCACACCCTCGGCGTCTGGTTCTTCGGCAACGAATATCCCTTCTACGCCTGGATGAACAAGATCGGTCTCAAGACAGATGGCGGCCCGGACGGCGTCACCGTGCTCAAGCAGAGCTTTGACGTGCAGCCGCTGATCCAGAAGCAGGCCGACTGCATCTCGGTCATGACCTACAACGAATACGGCCAGGTGCTGGATGCCGGCTACAAGCCGGAAGACCTGATCGTCTTCAACTACTCGGCCATGGGCAACGACCTGTTGGAAGACGGGCTCTACACGCTCGAGGACAAGCTCAAGGATCCGGCCTTCGAGGACAAGATGGTGCGCTTCGTGCGCGCCTCGATGAAGGGTTGGAAATACGCCACCGAGAACACCGACGAGGCGGCGGAAATCGTCGTCGACGCCGGCGGCCAGGACGAGAACCACCAGAAGTTCATGATGAAGGAAGTGGCCAAGTTGGTCTACAACGCCGACGGCAAGCTGATCCCGGCCGCTTACGAGCGCACCGCCAAGGCGCTGCTCGACCAGAAGATCATCAGCAAGGAGGCAAGCGGCGCTTACACGACCGCGATCACCGATAAGGCGATCAAGTAA
- a CDS encoding CaiB/BaiF CoA-transferase family protein, producing MAEPPLKGIRVIELARILAGPWAGQLLADLGADVIKVESPDGGDDTRKWGPPFVMSHDGENLSAAYYHSCNRGKRSIAIDFSQPEGAETLRKLVATVDVLIENFKLGGLKKYGLDYESLKAINPRLVYCSITGFGQDGPYAPRAGYDFIIQAMAGMMSITGEPGREPQKAGVAISDLFTGLYSVIAIQAALRHAERTGEGQHIDMALYDSQISALGNQNLNYLVSGKSPVQMGNAHMNIAPYEVLPVKDGHIILAVGNDGQFGKFCAVVGLADLPANPDFATNPARVANRARLRETIIERLATFDRDSLLAKLEAAGVPASPINTIGQMFADPQTIARGMRLDLDDGHGNRLPSVRAPMVMSGTPLVYERSSPRLGEHTAEILAELEKAK from the coding sequence ATGGCCGAACCCCCGCTGAAAGGCATCCGCGTTATCGAACTTGCCCGCATCCTGGCCGGCCCCTGGGCCGGCCAATTGCTGGCCGACCTCGGCGCCGACGTCATCAAGGTCGAGAGCCCGGACGGCGGCGACGATACCCGCAAATGGGGCCCGCCCTTCGTCATGAGCCATGACGGCGAGAACCTCTCGGCCGCTTATTACCACTCCTGCAATCGCGGCAAGCGTTCAATCGCCATCGATTTCTCCCAGCCCGAAGGCGCCGAGACGCTGCGCAAGCTGGTCGCCACCGTCGATGTGCTGATCGAGAACTTCAAGCTCGGCGGCCTCAAGAAATACGGCCTCGATTATGAAAGCCTGAAGGCGATCAATCCGCGCCTCGTCTATTGCTCGATCACCGGCTTCGGCCAGGACGGTCCCTATGCGCCCCGCGCCGGCTACGATTTCATCATCCAGGCCATGGCCGGCATGATGTCGATTACCGGCGAGCCGGGCCGCGAGCCGCAGAAGGCCGGCGTCGCCATCTCCGACCTCTTTACCGGCCTCTATTCGGTGATCGCCATCCAGGCCGCACTTCGCCATGCCGAAAGGACCGGCGAGGGCCAGCACATCGACATGGCTCTTTATGACAGCCAGATCTCGGCGCTCGGCAACCAGAACCTCAACTATCTGGTCTCCGGCAAGTCGCCGGTGCAGATGGGCAATGCGCATATGAACATCGCGCCCTATGAAGTGCTGCCGGTGAAGGATGGCCACATTATCCTGGCTGTCGGCAATGACGGCCAGTTCGGCAAGTTCTGCGCCGTGGTCGGTCTCGCCGATCTGCCCGCTAATCCGGATTTCGCCACCAACCCCGCGCGGGTCGCCAACCGCGCAAGGTTGCGTGAGACGATTATCGAGAGGCTGGCTACATTCGACCGCGATTCGCTGCTGGCGAAGCTGGAGGCCGCCGGAGTGCCGGCGAGCCCGATCAACACGATCGGCCAGATGTTCGCCGACCCGCAGACCATCGCGCGCGGGATGCGGCTCGACCTTGACGACGGCCATGGCAACCGCCTGCCCTCGGTGCGCGCGCCGATGGTGATGTCGGGCACACCGCTCGTCTATGAGCGCTCCTCGCCGCGCCTTGGCGAGCACACCGCGGAAATCCTTGCCGAATTGGAGAAAGCAAAATGA
- a CDS encoding ribonuclease — protein MRVWALWGSMVLALVGAGAAHADVKMSGTFVADSACPATQAIKNGKNPGNISTEAGKSYDLLAGNKDEPTHYLIQVPGADPERRWVKISCGHVSGGSAATTSAPSGQTKPSASGKPEYVFALSWEPAFCETKASKPECKAQNPTEFDASHFTLHGLWPQPNGNFYCQVPAADKANDNPAHWGDLPPVKLDANTRAELDQVMPGTASKLERHEWIKHGTCYGKSQQEYFSDALNLMRAVNASQVRDFFTKNIGKQLTSDQIRGAFNAAFGAGAGDRVRVSCLVDPSSGRRLIGEITLGLSGPIGPDSKLADLLMASAPTAKAGCPKGTVDAIGFQ, from the coding sequence ATGCGGGTTTGGGCATTGTGGGGTTCAATGGTGCTGGCTCTGGTCGGCGCCGGCGCGGCGCATGCCGACGTGAAGATGAGCGGAACTTTCGTGGCCGACAGCGCCTGTCCGGCGACGCAGGCGATCAAGAACGGTAAGAACCCCGGCAACATCTCGACCGAAGCAGGCAAGTCCTACGATCTTCTTGCCGGCAACAAGGACGAGCCGACCCATTATCTCATCCAGGTGCCGGGCGCCGACCCCGAGCGGCGCTGGGTGAAGATCAGCTGCGGCCATGTCAGCGGCGGCAGCGCGGCGACCACCTCGGCGCCGTCCGGCCAGACCAAGCCGTCGGCCTCCGGAAAACCCGAATATGTCTTTGCGCTGAGCTGGGAGCCGGCCTTCTGCGAGACCAAGGCAAGCAAGCCCGAATGCAAGGCGCAGAATCCCACCGAGTTCGATGCCTCGCATTTCACGCTGCATGGATTGTGGCCGCAGCCGAACGGCAATTTCTATTGCCAGGTGCCGGCGGCCGACAAAGCCAATGACAATCCGGCGCATTGGGGAGATTTGCCGCCGGTAAAGCTCGACGCGAACACGCGCGCCGAGCTCGACCAAGTGATGCCAGGCACCGCCTCCAAGCTGGAGCGGCATGAATGGATCAAGCACGGCACTTGCTACGGCAAGAGCCAGCAGGAGTATTTCTCCGATGCGCTCAATCTGATGCGGGCGGTGAACGCTTCCCAGGTGCGCGATTTCTTCACCAAGAACATCGGCAAGCAATTGACCTCCGACCAGATCCGCGGCGCCTTCAACGCGGCCTTCGGCGCCGGCGCCGGGGACCGCGTGCGCGTCTCCTGTCTGGTCGACCCGTCGAGCGGCCGGCGTCTGATCGGCGAGATCACGCTCGGCCTGTCAGGCCCGATCGGGCCCGACAGCAAGCTCGCCGACCTCCTCATGGCGTCCGCGCCGACAGCCAAGGCCGGCTGTCCGAAGGGGACGGTCGACGCGATCGGTTTCCAGTAG
- a CDS encoding ABC transporter permease produces the protein MDSFRSKIIPVTTILAGVVVLWYVFAVILNAPFQRDLDQRGNETPGTVEFIGKTLSQPKPTLPAPHQVAVNFFENTFLRSVTSNRSLVYNAWVTLSSTLLGFAFGTALGILIAVGIVHVATFDRSLMPWIIASQTIPILAVAPMIIVVLAAIGITGLIPKALISTYLSFFPVAVGMVKGLRSPELMHLDLMHTYNASASQTFWKLRVPTSVPFLFTSMKVAVAASLVGAIVGELPTGAVAGIGAKLLAGAYYSQTIDIWSALVAGSIVAALLVMVVGIAGRLVDRAMGGRPA, from the coding sequence ATGGATAGCTTCCGCTCGAAAATCATCCCCGTCACCACCATCCTCGCCGGCGTGGTGGTGCTCTGGTACGTCTTTGCCGTCATCCTCAACGCGCCGTTCCAGCGCGATCTCGATCAACGAGGCAATGAGACGCCCGGCACGGTCGAGTTCATCGGCAAAACGCTGTCGCAGCCGAAGCCGACGCTGCCGGCGCCGCACCAGGTGGCGGTGAATTTCTTTGAGAACACTTTTCTGCGGTCCGTCACCTCGAACCGCAGCCTCGTCTACAACGCCTGGGTGACATTGTCCTCGACGCTGCTCGGCTTCGCCTTCGGCACCGCGCTCGGCATCCTCATTGCCGTGGGCATCGTGCATGTGGCGACATTCGACCGCAGCCTGATGCCGTGGATCATCGCCTCGCAGACCATTCCGATCCTGGCGGTGGCGCCGATGATCATCGTGGTGCTGGCGGCGATCGGCATCACCGGACTGATCCCCAAGGCGCTGATCTCGACCTATCTGTCGTTCTTTCCGGTCGCGGTCGGCATGGTGAAAGGCCTGCGCTCGCCCGAGCTCATGCATCTCGATTTGATGCATACGTACAATGCCAGTGCGTCGCAGACCTTCTGGAAACTGCGCGTGCCGACCTCGGTGCCGTTCCTGTTCACCTCGATGAAGGTGGCGGTGGCGGCGAGCCTGGTCGGCGCCATCGTCGGCGAGTTGCCGACGGGCGCCGTCGCCGGCATCGGCGCCAAGCTGCTCGCGGGCGCCTATTACAGCCAGACCATCGATATCTGGTCGGCCCTGGTCGCAGGCTCCATCGTCGCGGCGCTGCTGGTGATGGTGGTCGGCATTGCCGGGCGCCTCGTCGACCGCGCCATGGGCGGGAGGCCGGCATGA
- a CDS encoding ABC transporter ATP-binding protein, whose translation MSEQPPAVVSASKLGLTFQTNDGPVQALSNVDLTIGKGEFVSFIGPSGCGKTTLLRVIADLERATSGTISVNGMTPEQAREKRAYGYVFQAAALFPWRTIERNVGLPLEIIGLSQAEQAERIKRTLALVNLSGFEKKYPWQLSGGMQQRASIARALAFDADLLLMDEPFGALDEIVRDHLNEQLLDLWARTNKTICFVTHSIPEAVYLSTRIVVMSPRPGRVTDIIESTLPKERPLDIRETPEFLAIAARVRDGLRAGHSYDD comes from the coding sequence ATGAGCGAACAGCCGCCAGCCGTCGTTTCGGCAAGCAAGCTCGGCCTCACCTTCCAGACCAATGACGGTCCGGTGCAGGCGCTGTCCAATGTCGATCTGACCATTGGCAAGGGCGAGTTCGTTTCCTTCATCGGCCCGTCCGGTTGCGGCAAGACAACCTTGCTGCGCGTCATCGCCGATCTGGAAAGGGCGACATCCGGAACGATCTCCGTCAACGGCATGACGCCTGAGCAGGCGCGCGAGAAGCGCGCCTACGGCTATGTCTTCCAGGCGGCGGCCCTGTTCCCGTGGCGCACCATCGAGCGCAATGTGGGATTGCCGCTGGAGATCATCGGCCTCTCCCAAGCCGAGCAGGCGGAGCGCATCAAGCGTACGCTGGCGCTGGTCAATCTTTCTGGCTTCGAGAAGAAATATCCCTGGCAGCTTTCCGGCGGCATGCAGCAGCGCGCCTCGATCGCGCGCGCTCTCGCCTTCGACGCGGACCTTTTGTTGATGGACGAGCCGTTCGGCGCGCTGGACGAGATCGTGCGCGATCATCTGAACGAGCAGCTTCTCGACCTCTGGGCGCGGACCAACAAGACGATCTGCTTCGTCACCCATTCGATCCCCGAGGCGGTGTATCTGTCGACACGCATCGTGGTGATGTCGCCGCGGCCAGGCCGCGTCACCGACATCATCGAATCGACGCTGCCGAAGGAGCGGCCGCTCGACATCCGCGAGACGCCGGAATTCCTGGCGATCGCAGCGCGCGTGCGGGATGGGTTGAGGGCTGGGCACAGCTATGATGATTGA
- a CDS encoding alpha/beta hydrolase, with protein sequence MPFDKQTRLASPTGAELNLYVKHAEAKPRAVVQINHGLAEHAARYARFADYLAPHGFHVYAHDHRGHGATKAPDAQLGKFADSNGIAKVITDVDAVHDLIAKEHPGLPVIVFGHSLGASIALNFVLRHSERVHAAAIWNGNFSQGLLGQLALLILGWERMRLGSDVPSRLLPKLTFQAWGKAVPNHRTLFDWLSRDAIEVDKYVADPLCGWDASISMWRDVVNMAQHAGKDSSFAGVRRDLFVNLLGGEKDPASDYGKAVHHLAKRMQAMGFSNLVSKVYADTRHESLNEINRDTVMNDFAAWADSVLKP encoded by the coding sequence ATGCCATTCGACAAGCAAACCAGGCTGGCCTCACCGACCGGGGCCGAGCTCAACCTCTATGTGAAACACGCTGAGGCGAAGCCACGCGCCGTGGTGCAGATCAACCATGGTCTGGCCGAGCATGCTGCGCGCTACGCCCGCTTTGCCGATTACCTCGCGCCGCACGGATTCCACGTCTACGCCCATGACCATCGCGGCCATGGCGCGACGAAGGCGCCCGACGCGCAGCTCGGCAAGTTCGCGGACAGCAACGGCATCGCCAAGGTGATCACCGATGTTGACGCCGTTCACGACCTGATCGCGAAAGAGCATCCGGGACTGCCGGTGATCGTTTTCGGGCATTCGTTGGGCGCCTCGATAGCCCTCAACTTCGTGCTGCGTCATTCCGAACGCGTGCATGCTGCCGCGATCTGGAACGGCAATTTCTCGCAAGGGCTTCTTGGCCAATTGGCACTGCTCATCCTCGGCTGGGAACGCATGCGGCTGGGCTCCGACGTGCCATCGCGCCTCCTGCCCAAGCTCACCTTCCAGGCCTGGGGCAAGGCGGTGCCCAACCACCGCACCCTATTCGACTGGCTCTCGCGCGACGCGATCGAGGTCGACAAATATGTCGCCGACCCGCTCTGCGGCTGGGACGCCTCGATCTCGATGTGGCGCGATGTCGTCAACATGGCGCAGCACGCCGGCAAGGATTCCAGCTTTGCCGGCGTTCGGCGCGACCTCTTCGTCAACCTTCTCGGCGGCGAGAAGGATCCTGCGTCAGACTACGGCAAGGCCGTGCATCATTTGGCAAAGCGCATGCAGGCGATGGGCTTTTCGAATCTGGTTTCAAAGGTTTACGCCGACACCCGCCACGAAAGCTTGAACGAGATCAACCGCGACACCGTCATGAACGATTTCGCCGCCTGGGCCGACAGCGTGCTGAAACCCTGA